A part of Kitasatospora acidiphila genomic DNA contains:
- a CDS encoding NAD-glutamate dehydrogenase has protein sequence MQTKLDAAKAELLVKAAEAAEHSQVGGAAPGEGLSNGALTTYLHHYYLHTAPEDLVDRDPVDVYGAAASHYRLGLKRPQGTAEVRVSTPTVDENGWSSGHTVVEVITDDMPFLVDSVTNELSRQNRAIHLVIHPQLVVRRDITGKLLEILDVDACARSQAGGAEWPADATVESWMHIEIDRESDRTDLRAIEADLRRVLGDVREVVEDWAKMRTAALRLADELAEQPPAHLPEQEVGEAWELMRWLADDHFTFLGYREYDLVEHEGEEVLRALAGTGLGILRSDPVSHDTDHHPVSESFGRLSAPVRAKAHEKKLLVLTKANSRATVHRPAYLDYVGVKKFDAQGNVIGERRFLGLFSSAAYTESVTRIPVVRRKVQEVVTDSGFSAESHDGRDLLQILETFPRDEIFQTQADELQQIATSVLYLQERRKLRLYLRQDEYGRYFSALVYLPRDRYTTRIRLRLMDILMQELNGATIDYTVYATESVLTRLHFVVRVAPGGELAELAESEVERIEAKLAEAARFWMDGFNDQLHTELGEERAAELAPKYANAFPDGYRADFTARTAVADLKQIESLHGEGDFRLNLYQPVGAGDDERRFKIYRVGGPISLTEVLPVLQRLGVEVLDEHPYALRRSDATTAWVYDFGLKLREAADLTDEARERFQEAFAATWMGRAENDGFNGLILTAGLTWRQAVVLRAYAKYLRQAGSTFSQDYMEDALRNNAHTTRLLVNLFEARLSPSHQHGAAELGEAILEELAGALDEVVSLDEDRILRSFLHLIRATLRTNFFQRTATGAWHPYVSMKFDPHAIPDLPAPRPAFEIWVYSPQVEGVHLRFGKVARGGLRWSDRREDFRTEILGLVKAQMVKNTVIVPVGAKGGFVAKQLPDPSVDRDAWLAEGISAYKTFISALLDITDNLKAGQVVHPADVVRHDEDDTYLVVAADKGTATFSDIANGVAEEYGFWLGDAFASGGSAGYDHKGMGITARGAWESVKRNFRELGVDTQTEDFSVVGIGDMSGDVFGNGMLLSEHIRLVAAFDHRHIFLDPNPDAATSYAERRRLFDLPRSSWDDYDKSLISTGGGVFPRSAKSIQLSAQVRAALGIETAKLTPAELMKAILQAPVDLFWNGGIGTYIKAERETNADVGDKANDAIRVNGNQVRARVIGEGGNLGCTQLGRIEYAQAGGPAGTGGWINTDAIDNSAGVDTSDHEVNIKILLNQVVANGDMTVKQRNQLLAEMTDEVGELVLRNNYAQNVVLANAVAQAHSMVNVHSRMINKLEADGQLDRALEFLPSEKQLKDRQAAGYGLTQPELAVLLAYTKITLADELLATGLPDDPYFRDTLHLYFPTKLRDKFTEAVDDHALRREIITTLIVNDTINRGGCTFAFRLREETGATYEEIARTHTAARAVFGLEQIWDSVEDLDNQVPAAVQTRMRLHSRRLVERATRWMLNNRRQPLDIAGTIAFFQERVDQVWSSLPKPLTGEDQAWFQKIYGELTEAGVPDSLATRVAGLSSAFPTLDVTVVADRAGKDVTQVAELYYDLADRLGIAHLLDRIIELPRTDRWSSMARASIREDLFAAHAQLTADVLACGAPEATPSERYEAWTELNGNLLTRAKTTLDDIRGSDTYELSSLSVAMRVIRTLLRTGSMG, from the coding sequence ATCACCGGCAAGCTGCTGGAGATCCTGGACGTCGACGCCTGCGCGCGCAGCCAGGCCGGCGGCGCCGAGTGGCCGGCCGACGCCACGGTCGAGTCCTGGATGCACATCGAGATCGACCGCGAGAGCGACCGCACCGACCTGCGCGCCATCGAGGCCGACCTGCGCCGGGTGCTGGGCGACGTCCGCGAGGTGGTGGAGGACTGGGCCAAGATGCGCACCGCCGCGCTGCGCCTGGCCGACGAGCTCGCCGAGCAGCCCCCGGCCCACCTGCCCGAGCAGGAGGTCGGCGAGGCCTGGGAGCTGATGCGCTGGCTGGCCGACGACCACTTCACCTTCCTCGGCTACCGCGAGTACGACCTGGTCGAGCACGAGGGCGAGGAGGTGCTGCGGGCGCTGGCCGGCACCGGCCTGGGCATCCTGCGCTCCGACCCGGTGAGCCACGACACCGACCACCACCCGGTCAGCGAGTCCTTCGGCCGGCTCTCCGCGCCGGTCCGCGCCAAGGCGCACGAGAAGAAGCTGCTGGTGCTGACCAAGGCCAACTCGCGGGCCACCGTGCACCGCCCGGCCTACCTCGACTACGTCGGCGTCAAGAAGTTCGACGCCCAGGGCAACGTGATCGGCGAGCGCCGCTTCCTCGGCCTGTTCTCCTCCGCCGCCTACACCGAGTCGGTCACCCGGATCCCGGTGGTCCGCCGCAAGGTCCAGGAGGTCGTCACCGACTCCGGCTTCTCCGCCGAGAGCCACGACGGCCGCGACCTGCTGCAGATCCTGGAGACCTTCCCGCGGGACGAGATCTTCCAGACCCAGGCCGACGAGCTGCAGCAGATCGCCACCAGCGTGCTCTACCTGCAGGAGCGCCGGAAGCTGCGGCTGTACCTGCGCCAGGACGAGTACGGGCGCTACTTCTCCGCGCTGGTCTACCTGCCGCGCGACCGCTACACCACCCGCATCCGGCTGCGCCTGATGGACATCCTGATGCAGGAGCTCAACGGCGCCACCATCGACTACACGGTCTACGCCACCGAGTCGGTGCTGACCCGCCTGCACTTCGTGGTCCGGGTCGCCCCGGGCGGCGAGCTCGCCGAGCTGGCCGAGTCCGAGGTCGAGCGGATCGAGGCCAAGCTGGCCGAGGCCGCCCGGTTCTGGATGGACGGCTTCAACGACCAGCTGCACACCGAGCTGGGCGAGGAGCGCGCCGCCGAGCTGGCCCCCAAGTACGCCAACGCCTTCCCCGACGGCTACCGGGCCGACTTCACCGCTCGCACCGCGGTGGCCGACCTCAAGCAGATCGAGTCGCTGCACGGCGAGGGCGACTTCCGGCTCAACCTCTACCAGCCGGTCGGCGCCGGCGACGACGAGCGCCGCTTCAAGATCTACCGGGTCGGCGGCCCGATCTCGCTGACCGAGGTGCTCCCGGTGCTCCAGCGCCTGGGCGTCGAGGTGCTGGACGAGCACCCCTACGCGCTGCGCCGCTCGGACGCCACCACCGCCTGGGTCTACGACTTCGGCCTGAAGCTGCGCGAGGCCGCCGATCTCACCGACGAGGCCCGCGAGCGCTTCCAGGAGGCCTTCGCCGCCACCTGGATGGGCCGCGCCGAGAACGACGGCTTCAACGGCCTGATCCTGACCGCCGGGCTGACCTGGCGCCAGGCCGTGGTGCTGCGCGCCTACGCCAAGTACCTGCGCCAGGCCGGCAGCACCTTCTCGCAGGACTACATGGAGGACGCCCTCCGCAACAACGCCCACACCACCCGGCTGCTGGTCAACCTCTTCGAGGCCCGGCTCAGCCCGAGCCACCAGCACGGCGCGGCCGAGCTGGGCGAGGCCATCCTGGAGGAGCTGGCGGGCGCCCTGGACGAGGTCGTCTCGCTGGACGAGGACCGGATCCTGCGGTCCTTCCTGCACCTGATCAGGGCCACCCTGCGGACCAACTTCTTCCAGCGCACCGCGACCGGCGCGTGGCACCCGTACGTGTCGATGAAGTTCGACCCGCACGCCATCCCGGACCTGCCGGCGCCCCGCCCGGCCTTCGAGATCTGGGTCTACTCGCCGCAGGTCGAGGGCGTGCACCTGCGCTTCGGCAAGGTCGCCCGCGGCGGCCTGCGCTGGTCCGACCGGCGCGAGGACTTCCGCACCGAGATCCTGGGCCTGGTCAAGGCCCAGATGGTGAAGAACACCGTGATCGTGCCGGTCGGCGCCAAGGGCGGCTTCGTCGCCAAGCAGCTGCCGGACCCGTCGGTGGACCGCGACGCCTGGCTGGCCGAGGGCATCTCGGCGTACAAGACCTTCATCTCGGCGCTGCTGGACATCACCGACAACCTGAAGGCCGGCCAGGTCGTCCACCCGGCCGACGTGGTCCGCCACGACGAGGACGACACCTACCTGGTCGTCGCCGCCGACAAGGGCACCGCCACCTTCTCCGACATCGCCAACGGCGTGGCCGAGGAGTACGGCTTCTGGCTGGGCGACGCCTTCGCCTCCGGCGGCTCGGCCGGCTACGACCACAAGGGCATGGGCATCACCGCCCGCGGCGCCTGGGAGTCGGTCAAGCGCAACTTCCGCGAGCTGGGCGTGGACACCCAGACCGAGGACTTCTCGGTGGTCGGCATCGGCGACATGTCCGGTGACGTGTTCGGCAACGGCATGCTGCTCAGCGAGCACATCCGGCTGGTGGCCGCCTTCGACCACCGGCACATCTTCCTGGACCCGAACCCGGACGCGGCGACCTCCTACGCCGAGCGCCGTCGCCTCTTCGACCTGCCGCGCAGCTCCTGGGACGACTACGACAAGTCGCTGATCTCGACCGGCGGCGGGGTCTTCCCGCGCAGCGCCAAGTCGATCCAGCTGTCCGCGCAGGTCCGTGCGGCGCTCGGCATCGAGACGGCCAAGCTGACCCCGGCCGAGCTGATGAAGGCGATCCTGCAGGCCCCGGTCGACCTGTTCTGGAACGGCGGCATCGGCACCTACATCAAGGCCGAGCGGGAGACCAACGCGGACGTCGGCGACAAGGCCAACGACGCGATCCGGGTCAACGGCAACCAGGTCCGGGCCCGGGTGATCGGCGAGGGCGGCAACCTCGGCTGCACCCAGCTGGGCCGGATCGAGTACGCCCAGGCCGGCGGCCCGGCCGGCACCGGCGGCTGGATCAACACCGACGCGATCGACAACTCGGCCGGTGTGGACACCTCGGACCACGAGGTGAACATCAAGATCCTGCTCAACCAGGTGGTCGCCAACGGTGACATGACGGTGAAGCAGCGCAACCAGCTGCTGGCCGAGATGACCGACGAGGTCGGCGAGCTCGTGCTGCGCAACAACTACGCGCAGAACGTGGTGCTGGCCAACGCGGTGGCCCAGGCGCACAGCATGGTCAATGTGCACTCGCGCATGATCAACAAGCTGGAGGCCGACGGGCAGCTCGACCGGGCGCTGGAGTTCCTGCCCAGCGAGAAGCAGCTGAAGGACCGCCAGGCGGCCGGCTACGGCCTCACCCAGCCCGAGCTCGCGGTGCTGCTCGCCTACACCAAGATCACGCTGGCCGACGAGCTGCTCGCCACCGGGCTGCCCGACGACCCGTACTTCCGCGACACCCTGCACCTCTACTTCCCGACCAAGCTGCGGGACAAGTTCACCGAGGCGGTGGACGACCACGCGCTGCGTCGGGAGATCATCACCACGCTGATCGTCAACGACACGATCAACCGCGGTGGCTGCACCTTCGCCTTCCGGCTGCGCGAGGAGACCGGCGCGACCTACGAGGAGATCGCCCGCACCCACACCGCGGCCCGGGCGGTGTTCGGCCTGGAGCAGATCTGGGACTCGGTCGAGGACCTGGACAACCAGGTGCCGGCCGCGGTGCAGACCCGGATGCGGCTGCACTCGCGCCGGCTGGTCGAGCGGGCCACCCGCTGGATGCTCAACAACCGGCGCCAGCCGCTGGACATCGCCGGGACCATCGCGTTCTTCCAGGAGCGGGTGGACCAGGTGTGGAGCAGCCTGCCCAAGCCGCTGACCGGCGAGGACCAGGCCTGGTTCCAGAAGATCTACGGCGAGCTGACCGAGGCGGGCGTCCCGGACAGCTTGGCCACCCGGGTGGCGGGCCTCTCCTCGGCCTTCCCGACCCTGGACGTCACCGTGGTCGCGGACCGGGCCGGCAAGGACGTCACCCAGGTCGCGGAGCTCTACTACGACCTGGCCGACCGCCTGGGCATCGCCCACCTGCTGGACCGGATCATCGAGCTGCCGCGCACCGACCGGTGGTCCTCGATGGCCCGCGCCTCGATCCGTGAGGACCTGTTCGCGGCGCACGCCCAGCTCACCGCCGACGTGCTGGCCTGCGGGGCGCCGGAGGCCACGCCGTCCGAGCGCTACGAGGCCTGGACCGAGCTCAACGGCAACCTGCTGACCCGGGCCAAGACCACGCTGGACGACATAAGGGGTTCGGACACCTACGAGCTGTCCAGCCTCTCGGTCGCCATGCGGGTGATCCGCACCCTGCTGCGGACCGGCTCGATGGGCTGA
- a CDS encoding RNA polymerase sigma factor: MGTRWRERTGRGVELSLRSRLRAGDQSAFGEIFDEHASALYGYAVRTLGDWAAAEDAVSLTFLEAWRLREKLHEEGEGVRPWLFGIATNVLRNTTRAARRHRAALARLPARETVPDFADELAGRLDADAELAAARRALARLRRADREVFLLCVWSGLEYAATAEALGIPVGTVRSRLSRARSRLRELTARELEPDRGIGQVRGGHGHVARSIQEQIR; encoded by the coding sequence ATGGGAACCCGGTGGCGCGAGCGGACAGGTAGGGGTGTGGAACTGTCATTACGCTCCCGGCTGCGCGCCGGGGACCAGAGCGCGTTCGGGGAGATCTTCGATGAGCACGCATCAGCGCTGTACGGGTACGCGGTCCGCACCCTCGGGGACTGGGCCGCCGCCGAGGACGCCGTCTCGCTGACCTTCCTGGAGGCCTGGCGGCTGAGAGAGAAGCTGCACGAGGAGGGCGAGGGCGTGCGGCCCTGGCTGTTCGGCATCGCCACCAACGTGCTGCGCAACACCACCCGGGCGGCCCGCCGGCACCGGGCCGCACTGGCACGGCTGCCCGCCCGCGAGACGGTGCCCGACTTCGCCGACGAGCTGGCCGGCCGGTTGGACGCCGACGCCGAACTGGCCGCCGCGCGGCGGGCCCTGGCCCGGCTGCGGCGCGCCGACCGGGAGGTCTTCCTGCTCTGCGTCTGGTCCGGGCTGGAGTACGCGGCCACCGCCGAGGCCCTCGGCATCCCGGTCGGCACGGTCCGCTCCCGGCTCTCCCGGGCCCGCAGCAGACTGCGTGAACTGACCGCGCGGGAACTGGAACCCGATCGCGGCATCGGACAGGTACGGGGTGGCCACGGTCACGTGGCCCGGTCGATACAGGAGCAGATCCGGTGA
- a CDS encoding CU044_5270 family protein, whose translation MNENDDLERLRRMLPPAAEPVLSADRRRLLREHLMNEITPDPSVTAAPSPAAAPRPRRRLGWMALPVVAGGLALALVLANNGGVTNGGPAKAAPAAPATAAELLDRVAQVAAAEPALTVRNDQFAYVKTLLQDSTMTMNGKQITVQLNPMRQTESWTSADGSKPGLVIDPNDRLSPRSTTEPIKDPSLDAPTYSYLVTLPTDPDVLLKQIYQHEANDHAYGPDMNVFSEIGHLLRGQIAPPALYSALYRAAAQIPGVTLLGDSTDAEGRHGVAVAEEYQGVQWQWIFDPNSYEFLGERYVVVKDGSYGKAGDLLGQSAVLQRAAVDRAGDRPQ comes from the coding sequence GTGAACGAGAACGACGACCTGGAGCGGCTGCGGCGGATGCTTCCGCCGGCTGCCGAGCCGGTGCTCTCCGCCGACCGCCGACGGCTTTTGAGGGAGCACCTGATGAACGAGATCACTCCGGACCCGTCCGTGACCGCCGCCCCGTCCCCGGCCGCCGCGCCGAGGCCGCGCCGCAGGCTCGGCTGGATGGCGCTGCCGGTGGTGGCGGGCGGGCTGGCACTGGCCCTGGTGCTGGCCAACAACGGCGGTGTGACGAACGGCGGGCCCGCCAAGGCGGCCCCGGCAGCACCCGCCACGGCGGCCGAACTGCTGGACCGGGTGGCCCAGGTCGCGGCGGCCGAGCCGGCACTCACGGTGCGCAACGACCAGTTCGCCTACGTGAAGACGCTGCTGCAGGACAGCACGATGACCATGAACGGCAAGCAGATCACCGTGCAGCTCAACCCGATGCGGCAGACGGAGAGCTGGACCTCCGCCGACGGAAGCAAGCCCGGCCTGGTGATCGATCCCAATGACCGGCTGAGCCCCCGGTCCACCACAGAGCCGATCAAGGACCCGTCGCTGGACGCGCCGACCTACAGCTACCTGGTGACCCTCCCCACCGACCCGGACGTCCTGCTGAAGCAGATCTACCAGCACGAGGCCAACGACCACGCGTACGGCCCGGACATGAACGTCTTCAGCGAGATCGGCCACCTGCTCCGCGGCCAGATCGCGCCGCCGGCGCTCTACTCGGCGCTCTACCGGGCCGCCGCGCAGATCCCCGGCGTGACCCTGCTCGGCGACAGCACCGACGCCGAGGGGCGGCACGGTGTCGCAGTGGCCGAGGAGTACCAGGGCGTCCAGTGGCAGTGGATCTTCGATCCGAACAGCTACGAGTTCCTGGGCGAGCGCTACGTGGTCGTCAAGGACGGCAGCTACGGCAAGGCCGGCGACCTGCTCGGTCAGTCCGCCGTCCTGCAGCGCGCCGCCGTCGACCGGGCCGGCGACCGGCCGCAGTAG
- a CDS encoding FtsK/SpoIIIE domain-containing protein, with protein sequence MDGDPGSEPGRAALARLLREGPGGAVFPVWLTESPDQLPAGLGATAVLTGEVATQLTLRGPAQVEAVALDAVSTAWAERLARALAPLRETAPVSRGPIPQALRLLDLLELDTVTPAKLSARWESLPSTTGTASALLGTTRDDLCTVDLATAELPEQQHLLVGGARGAGKSELLRTLAASLAVGERPDRLSLLLIGGRGPTLAACAELPHVTGSLDVTADPRQALLTAEALLDELELREELLRGRSFAAAYAEQALSAKVVAPRGTGPTAPVPHAALTTVAAAPPRLVLVVDDYDALLARTPPPAARSPGRWPPSPSAAAGSVSTWSPPPAAPS encoded by the coding sequence GTGGACGGCGACCCGGGTTCCGAGCCGGGCCGCGCGGCCCTGGCCCGCCTGCTGCGCGAGGGGCCGGGCGGCGCGGTGTTCCCGGTCTGGCTGACCGAGAGCCCCGACCAGCTGCCGGCCGGGCTGGGTGCCACCGCCGTCCTCACCGGCGAGGTGGCGACCCAGCTCACCCTGCGCGGCCCCGCCCAGGTCGAGGCCGTCGCGCTGGACGCCGTCTCTACCGCCTGGGCCGAGCGGCTGGCCCGGGCGCTGGCCCCGCTGCGGGAGACCGCGCCGGTGTCCCGGGGGCCGATCCCGCAGGCCCTGCGCCTGCTGGACCTGCTCGAACTGGACACCGTCACCCCCGCCAAACTGTCGGCCCGCTGGGAGAGCCTGCCGAGCACCACCGGCACCGCCAGTGCACTGCTCGGCACCACTCGGGACGACCTGTGCACGGTCGACCTGGCCACCGCCGAGCTGCCCGAGCAGCAGCACCTGCTGGTCGGCGGCGCCCGGGGCGCCGGCAAGAGCGAGCTGCTGCGCACCCTGGCCGCCTCGCTGGCGGTCGGCGAGCGGCCCGACCGGCTCTCCCTGCTGCTGATCGGCGGCCGCGGCCCCACGCTCGCCGCCTGCGCCGAACTGCCGCACGTCACCGGCTCGTTGGACGTCACCGCCGATCCCCGCCAGGCGCTGCTCACCGCCGAGGCGCTGCTGGACGAGCTGGAGCTGCGCGAGGAGCTGCTCCGCGGCCGTTCGTTCGCCGCCGCGTACGCCGAGCAGGCGCTGAGTGCCAAGGTCGTCGCCCCACGCGGGACCGGCCCCACCGCGCCCGTCCCGCACGCCGCCCTGACCACCGTCGCCGCCGCACCGCCGCGCCTGGTCCTGGTGGTGGACGACTACGACGCGCTGCTCGCCCGCACTCCCCCGCCGGCCGCCCGCTCGCCCGGGCGCTGGCCGCCGTCGCCGAGCGCGGCGGCCGGCTCGGTGTCCACCTGGTCGCCGCCACCGGCCGCCCCGAGCTGA
- a CDS encoding serine/threonine-protein kinase: MRPVGSKYLLEETLGRGAMGTVWRGRVREDAGVADLAPGQPVAIKVLKEELAADQDIVLRFLRERSVLLRLNHPNIVRVRDLVVEGELLALVMDLVDGPDLYRYLRTNGPLSPIAAALLTAQIADALAASHADGVVHRDLKPANVLLATVPGPDGQGEALHPMLTDFGIARLADSPGITRTSEFVGTPSYVAPESASGRPQTEAVDIYGAGIMLYELLTGRPPFQGDGALQILQAHLTQEPPRPPAMPEPLWIVVERCLRKDPAQRPSATSLARALRVVAAGVGVHAAPAAVDAALAVGALLVPPQQPAQVPGTGSDPTQAFAPQYDPAAATQVLPAEGTRVLPAEGTRVMPPTRVMPGMAPQQSMSQPPQSQQPPAMGVPPVEGRGTDAPHPWQTQLRAARDRNQQTQVFATQEYEPPQPARAGTRAVASRVARTARRRPRRRTRRAARSRAATPGRTGTPSRRAAPRATPTVRAAARRQRPAARAQESRPGRPSRRATTSRRPRASPSRRPAAAGSRARAAATGCTSPAWAASRAA; encoded by the coding sequence GTGCGGCCGGTCGGCAGCAAGTATCTGCTCGAGGAGACCCTCGGGCGCGGTGCCATGGGCACCGTCTGGCGTGGGCGGGTCCGCGAGGACGCGGGGGTGGCCGACCTGGCCCCGGGGCAGCCGGTCGCGATCAAGGTGCTCAAGGAGGAGCTGGCCGCCGACCAGGACATCGTGCTGCGCTTCCTGCGCGAGCGCTCGGTGCTGCTGCGGCTCAACCACCCCAACATCGTCCGGGTCCGCGACCTGGTGGTGGAGGGCGAGCTGCTGGCCCTGGTGATGGACCTGGTGGACGGCCCGGACCTGTACCGCTACCTGCGCACCAACGGACCGCTCAGCCCGATCGCCGCCGCCCTGCTGACCGCCCAGATCGCCGACGCGCTGGCCGCCAGCCACGCGGACGGCGTGGTGCACCGCGACCTCAAGCCGGCCAACGTGCTGCTGGCCACCGTGCCCGGGCCGGACGGCCAGGGCGAGGCGCTGCACCCGATGCTCACCGACTTCGGCATCGCCCGGCTCGCCGACTCCCCGGGCATCACCCGCACCAGCGAGTTCGTCGGCACCCCGAGCTACGTCGCCCCCGAGTCGGCCTCCGGCCGCCCGCAGACCGAGGCCGTGGACATCTACGGCGCCGGGATCATGCTCTACGAGCTGCTCACCGGCCGCCCGCCGTTCCAGGGCGACGGCGCGCTGCAGATCCTGCAGGCGCACCTGACCCAGGAGCCGCCCCGCCCGCCCGCCATGCCCGAGCCGCTGTGGATCGTGGTGGAGCGCTGCCTGCGCAAGGACCCGGCGCAGCGCCCGAGCGCCACCTCGCTGGCCCGGGCGCTGCGGGTGGTCGCCGCCGGGGTGGGCGTGCACGCCGCGCCGGCCGCGGTGGACGCGGCACTCGCGGTCGGCGCCCTGCTGGTGCCCCCGCAGCAGCCCGCCCAGGTGCCCGGCACCGGCAGCGACCCGACCCAGGCCTTCGCCCCGCAGTACGACCCGGCCGCCGCCACCCAGGTGCTGCCGGCCGAGGGCACCCGGGTGCTGCCCGCCGAGGGCACCAGGGTGATGCCGCCGACCCGGGTGATGCCGGGCATGGCGCCGCAGCAGTCGATGAGCCAGCCGCCGCAGAGCCAGCAGCCCCCGGCCATGGGGGTCCCCCCGGTCGAAGGCCGGGGGACGGACGCCCCGCACCCCTGGCAGACCCAGCTGCGCGCCGCCCGCGACCGCAACCAGCAGACCCAGGTCTTCGCCACCCAGGAGTACGAGCCGCCGCAGCCCGCCCGCGCGGGTACCAGGGCGGTGGCCAGCCGGGTCGCCAGGACCGCCCGCCGACGGCCCCGCCGCCGTACCAGGCGCGCCGCCCGCAGCAGGGCGGCTACGCCGGGCAGGACCGGTACGCCGAGCCGCCGCGCGGCCCCCAGGGCTACGCCGACCGTTCGGGCGGCCGCCCGGCGGCAGCGCCCGGCCGCACGGGCGCAGGAGAGCCGGCCCGGGCGCCCGAGCCGCCGCGCTACTACGAGCCGCCGGCCCCGCGCGAGCCCGAGCCGGCGCCCCGCCGCAGCCGGGAGCCGCGCCCGCGCAGCCGCAACCGGATGTACATCCCCGGCCTGGGCTGCCTCAAGGGCTGCCTGA